The Argentina anserina chromosome 3, drPotAnse1.1, whole genome shotgun sequence genome includes a region encoding these proteins:
- the LOC126785647 gene encoding small ubiquitin-related modifier 1, with protein sequence MSGVANQEEDKKPADQAAHINLKVKSQDGNEVFFRIKRNTQLKKLMNAYCDRQSVDFNAIAFLFDGRRLRAEQTPDELEMEDGDEIDAMLHQTGGSPV encoded by the exons ATGTCCGGTGTCGCCAACCAGGAGGAGGACAAGAAGCCCGCCGACCAGGCCGCTCACATCAACCTCAAAGTCAAGAGCCag GATGGGAATGAGGTGTTCTTCCGGATCAAGCGGAACACTCAATTGAAGAAGCTTATGAATGCTTACTGTGATCGTCAGTCAGTTGACTTCAATGCTATTGCTTTCTTGTTTGATGGCCGTCGTCTGAGGGCTGAGCAGACTCCAGATGAG TTGGAGATGGAAGATGGGGATGAAATTGATGCAATGCTGCACCAAACTGGAGGTTCTCCTGTTTAG
- the LOC126788711 gene encoding uncharacterized protein LOC126788711: protein MRSHLLIPSSSSRSLFFRSLLTSQSSCPPPNQFGRCYSGSHGQGEQEMTRAPSTAEEFKRVAEEKLKQAEQGLANQTFDKTSDGTEEAAIDDSKHESVKEKYKQHESGADYRKRPHDD from the exons ATGAGAAGTCATCTTCTGATCCCCTCATCATCCTCGAGATCCCTGTTTTTCAGGTCCTTATTAACATCACAATCATCATGTCCTCCTCCTAACCAG TTTGGGAGATGTTATAGTGGCAGCCATGGCCAGGGGGAGCAAGAGATGACTAGGGCGCCATCAACAGCTGAAGAATTCAAGAGAGTTGCAGAGGAGAAGCTGAAGCAAGCCGAGCAAGGGTTGGCCAATCAGACTTTTGACAAGACTTCTGATGGCACTGAGGAGGCTGCTATCGACGACAGCAAACATGAGTCCGTCAAGGAAAAGTACAAGCAGCATGAATCGGGGGCTGACTATCGTAAGAGGCCACATGATGATTGA
- the LOC126785991 gene encoding adenylyltransferase and sulfurtransferase MOCS3 encodes MAADCGEAGAILRELESLKASKSEIDLRISALETRLQEISLPQQPNGAVSNGACAPVPSSVDSGYGHDLSPQMIYRYSRQLLLPSFGVQAQSKLLKSSVLVVGAGGLGSPALLYLAACGVGRLGIIDHDVVELNNMHRQIIHTERFIGQPKVKSAAAACRAINSSIKIEEYQEPLRTYNALEIMTKYDIVVDATDNAPSRYMISDCCVVLGKPLVSGAALGFEGQLTVYNYNGGPCYRCLFPTPPPTTACQRCSDSGVLGVVPGIIGCLQALEAIKIAGEVGESLSGRMLLLDSLSGRIRIVKIRGRSLQCVACGENATFSKEQFRDFDYGNFTQSPLTPSPLTLNILQADSRIDTKEYHEKIVNGEAHVLIDVRPQHHFKIVSLPNSFNIPLPSLEARLPEISLALKEKEQNSGNNSKLYVVCRRGNDSQRAVQSLHKLGFTSARDIIGGLEAWARDVDPNFPTY; translated from the exons ATGGCCGCCGACTGTGGAGAAGCCGGTGCGATTCTTCGCGAGCTCGAAAGTTTGAAGGCGAGTAAGAGCGAAATCGACCTCCGAATCTCGGCCCTCGAAACTCGGCTGCAAGAGATTAGCCTTCCGCAACAGCCGAACGGCGCCGTTTCAAATGGCGCTTGCGCTCCTGTACCGTCGTCCGTTGATTCCGGCTACGGTCACGATTTGTCGCCTCAGATGATATACCGCTACAGCCGCCAGCTCTTGCTTCCTTCTTTTGGAGTCCAAG CTCAGTCGAAGCTACTCAAGTCGTCGGTTTTGGTGGTTGGAGCTGGAGGGTTGGGCTCCCCTGCTCTGCTATATCTTGCAGCTTGTGGTGTTG GACGATTGGGGATTATTGATCATGATGTGGTTGAGCTCAACAATATGCACAGGCAG ATTATCCACACTGAAAGGTTTATTGGTCAGCCAAAAGTGAAATCTGCTGCGGCTGCTTGTCGAGC GATTAACTCCTCTATCAAAATTGAGGAATATCAAGAACCCTTACGCACATACAATGCTTTGGAAATCATGACCAA ATATGATATAGTAGTAGATGCCACTGACAATGCTCCTAGCCGTTACATGATTAGTGATTGCTGTGTGGTGCTAGGGAAG CCTCTTGTATCTGGTGCTGCTCTAGGATTTGAAGGGCAG CTTACAGTATACAATTACAATGGTGGTCCATGCTATCGATGCCTGTTTCCAACTCCTCCACCAACAACAGCATGTCAAAGATGTTCTGATAGTGGTGTACTTGGTGTAG TTCCGGGTATCATCGGCTGTCTCCAAGCCCTAGAAGCTATTAAGATTGCAGGTGAAGTTGGTGAATCACTCTCAGGACGGATGCTTTTACTTGATTCATTATCGGGACGTATTCGAATT GTCAAGATCCGAGGTAGATCATTACAATGTGTAGCTTGTGGTGAAAATGCAACATTCTCTAAAGAGCAATTTCGGGACTTTGATTATGGAAACTTCACTCAGTCTCCACTAACTCCG TCACCTTTGACGTTAAATATACTTCAGGCAGACTCCAGAATAGATACTAAAGAGTACCATGAGAAAATTGTTAACGGGGAAGCACATGTGCTGATTGATGTTCGTCCACAACACCACTTCAAGATTGTTTCTCTGCCAAATTCGTTTAACATTCCACTCCCAAGTTTGGAGGCTCGGTTACCTGAAATCTCTCTAGCCTTAAAGGAAAAGGAACAGAACAGTGGTAATAATTCCAAACTATATGTAGTATGTAGAAGGGGTAATGATTCTCAGAGGGCTGTTCAGAGTCTCCACAAGCTGGGTTTCACCTCAGCCAGAGACATCATTGGGGGACTGGAGGCCTGGGCTCGTGATGTAGATCCAAACTTTCCTACTTATTAG